From the Cannabis sativa cultivar Pink pepper isolate KNU-18-1 unplaced genomic scaffold, ASM2916894v1 Contig2, whole genome shotgun sequence genome, one window contains:
- the LOC133033085 gene encoding autophagy-related protein 13a-like isoform X2, whose amino-acid sequence MDLHSNPQSELGKLEHIVSQFLLKSLHIILDSRIPSLCRNDHSGDLSLVSRVKKSDKWFNLILGDRPPALENLNFWHRNVMDPMIIDIILVHEGLNSSSVDNLYTGSTVGTPVETVIERWVVQYESPRVVAPQSGEISVSYKKTYQKSIVLLRALCSLMRLLPAHKIFKQLTSSSHTYNFDIIYKVSSFGDPFTRPEEKFMEEYSFTPVEAFPGRLCMSVTYHSSLSDFNLEPSTAMPPKIIKDYVGSPATDPMRSFPASDKGVRATSFPLRGVQSSSPVPAERPHSWTSGFHRPGPFVQNQTLFGSPPAYRPSPTSSDFPSSPNDMYPNRVHNRLLSYQKPISFDEYQLSPPFSSSPSPSPSPPTYFYNGNNPNSMQGRRHSETAPVSIPSTMTTRGSRYLSSNFSDPSRNSLPPLSPRSTRNDNSSQESPSGIRSLRRLDPSRAGETPTGNSNHFSGPKAIKDSRDDSGRFSGPLSSSGSPRVGFSPGSGRLSFQDDMDDIGFSCPFDVDDLPDFHHRKPSDPASQSLPMVRKSQSHDAAVGVLVHMLRNAPPLRQDSSCYSTNSFKAEPDGGITTASGFFVPRKAADALEELRSYREMKDLLLSKSGTRVVSKEEA is encoded by the exons ATGGATTTGCATAGTAATCCTCAATCTGAATTGGGGAAATTGGAACATATTGTTTCTCAATTTCTTTTGAAGAGTTTGCATATTATTTTGGACTCTAGGATTCCCTCTTTGTGTCGAAATGATCATAGTGGCGATCTTTCGTTGGTATCTCGGGTGAAAAAGAGTGACAAATGGTTCAATTTAATACTAGGAGATCGCCCTCCAGCATTAGAAAATTTGAACTTTTGGCATAGAAATGTGATGGATCCAATGATAATCGACATAATACTTGTTCATGAAGGGCTCAACTCTTCATCTGTGGACAATCTATACACCGGATCAACAGTTGGAACGCCTGTTGAGACGGTTATAGAGAGGTGGGTTGTTCAGTATGAATCTCCTAGGGTGGTAGCTCCTCAAAGTGGTGAAATTTCTGTCTCTTACAAAAAGACTTATCAGAAATCGATAGTACTTCTTCGTGCTCTATGTTCGTTGATGAGACTTTTGCCAGCCCACAAGATCTTTAAACAGCTAACTAGTTCTAGTCAtacttataattttgatattatttacaAAGTTTCTTCTTTTGGGGATCCATTCACTAGACCAGAGGAGAAATTCATGGAAGAATATAGTTTCACGCCTGTGGAGGCTTTCCCTGGTCGTCTTTGTATGTCTGTAACTTACCATTCAAGCCTATCAGATTTTAATCTTGAGCCTTCAACAGCAATGCCACCTAAGATAATTAAGGATTATGTTGGCAGTCCTGCTACTGACCCTATGAGATCTTTCCCTGCTTCGGATAAGGGTGTTCGTGCAACTTCCTTTCCATTGAGAGGAGTTCAATCTTCATCTCCCGTACCAGCTGAACGCCCACACAGTTGGACAAGCGGTTTTCATAGGCCTGGACCCTTTGTTCAAAACCAAACACTTTTCGGATCTCCACCTGCATATCGTCCATCTCCTACATCATCCGATTTTCCATCATCACCTAACGATATGTATCCCAACAGAGTCCATAACCGATTGCTAAGCTATCAAAAGCCAATTAGTTTTGATGAGTATCAGCTTTCACCTCCATTTTCGTCGTCTCCATCTCCATCTCCATCGCCCCCTACATACTTCTACAATGGTAATAATCCTAATTCAATGCAAGGTCGTAGACATTCAGAAACCGCCCCTGTATCTATTCCATCAACAATGACAACCAGAGGTTCTAGATACCTTTCTTCAAATTTTTCCGATCCAAGTAGAAATTCTCTTCCTCCATTATCCCCCAGAAGCACTAGAAACGATAATTCATCGCAGGAGTCTCCATCTGGGATAAGATCATTACGGAGATTAGATCCTTCAAGAGCTGGAGAAACCCCGACTGGAAATTCAAACCATTTCAGTGGCCCGAAG GCCATAAAAGATAGTAGAGATGATTCAGGGCGGTTTTCAGGACCATTATCTTCCAGCGGCTCACCACGTGTTGGGTTCTCTCCTGGCTCCGGCAGATTGTCTTTTCAGGATGACATGGATGATATTGGCTTCTCATGTCCTTTCGATGTCGATGATTTACCAGATTTTCATCACAG AAAACCTTCCGACCCCGCTTCACAATCACTGCCAATGGTTCGAAAATCACAGTCACACGATGCAGCTGTCGGTGTTCTCGTTCACATGCTTAGGAATGCACCTCCCCTGCGTCAAGATTCGAGCTGTTACTCAACGAATTCTTTCAAGGCCGAACCTGATGGAGGAATCACTACTGCTTCAGGCTTCTTTGTGCCCCGAAAGGCAGCTGATGCACTCGAAGAGCTTCGAAGTTATAGAGAAATGAAAGACCTCCTCCTCTCTAAAAGTGGAACTAGGGTGGTTTCTAAAGAAGAAGCATAA
- the LOC133033085 gene encoding autophagy-related protein 13a-like isoform X1, protein MDLHSNPQSELGKLEHIVSQFLLKSLHIILDSRIPSLCRNDHSGDLSLVSRVKKSDKWFNLILGDRPPALENLNFWHRNVMDPMIIDIILVHEGLNSSSVDNLYTGSTVGTPVETVIERWVVQYESPRVVAPQSGEISVSYKKTYQKSIVLLRALCSLMRLLPAHKIFKQLTSSSHTYNFDIIYKVSSFGDPFTRPEEKFMEEYSFTPVEAFPGRLCMSVTYHSSLSDFNLEPSTAMPPKIIKDYVGSPATDPMRSFPASDKGVRATSFPLRGVQSSSPVPAERPHSWTSGFHRPGPFVQNQTLFGSPPAYRPSPTSSDFPSSPNDMYPNRVHNRLLSYQKPISFDEYQLSPPFSSSPSPSPSPPTYFYNGNNPNSMQGRRHSETAPVSIPSTMTTRGSRYLSSNFSDPSRNSLPPLSPRSTRNDNSSQESPSGIRSLRRLDPSRAGETPTGNSNHFSGPKAIKDSRDDSGRFSGPLSSSGSPRVGFSPGSGRLSFQDDMDDIGFSCPFDVDDLPDFHHSQNLPGRKPSDPASQSLPMVRKSQSHDAAVGVLVHMLRNAPPLRQDSSCYSTNSFKAEPDGGITTASGFFVPRKAADALEELRSYREMKDLLLSKSGTRVVSKEEA, encoded by the exons ATGGATTTGCATAGTAATCCTCAATCTGAATTGGGGAAATTGGAACATATTGTTTCTCAATTTCTTTTGAAGAGTTTGCATATTATTTTGGACTCTAGGATTCCCTCTTTGTGTCGAAATGATCATAGTGGCGATCTTTCGTTGGTATCTCGGGTGAAAAAGAGTGACAAATGGTTCAATTTAATACTAGGAGATCGCCCTCCAGCATTAGAAAATTTGAACTTTTGGCATAGAAATGTGATGGATCCAATGATAATCGACATAATACTTGTTCATGAAGGGCTCAACTCTTCATCTGTGGACAATCTATACACCGGATCAACAGTTGGAACGCCTGTTGAGACGGTTATAGAGAGGTGGGTTGTTCAGTATGAATCTCCTAGGGTGGTAGCTCCTCAAAGTGGTGAAATTTCTGTCTCTTACAAAAAGACTTATCAGAAATCGATAGTACTTCTTCGTGCTCTATGTTCGTTGATGAGACTTTTGCCAGCCCACAAGATCTTTAAACAGCTAACTAGTTCTAGTCAtacttataattttgatattatttacaAAGTTTCTTCTTTTGGGGATCCATTCACTAGACCAGAGGAGAAATTCATGGAAGAATATAGTTTCACGCCTGTGGAGGCTTTCCCTGGTCGTCTTTGTATGTCTGTAACTTACCATTCAAGCCTATCAGATTTTAATCTTGAGCCTTCAACAGCAATGCCACCTAAGATAATTAAGGATTATGTTGGCAGTCCTGCTACTGACCCTATGAGATCTTTCCCTGCTTCGGATAAGGGTGTTCGTGCAACTTCCTTTCCATTGAGAGGAGTTCAATCTTCATCTCCCGTACCAGCTGAACGCCCACACAGTTGGACAAGCGGTTTTCATAGGCCTGGACCCTTTGTTCAAAACCAAACACTTTTCGGATCTCCACCTGCATATCGTCCATCTCCTACATCATCCGATTTTCCATCATCACCTAACGATATGTATCCCAACAGAGTCCATAACCGATTGCTAAGCTATCAAAAGCCAATTAGTTTTGATGAGTATCAGCTTTCACCTCCATTTTCGTCGTCTCCATCTCCATCTCCATCGCCCCCTACATACTTCTACAATGGTAATAATCCTAATTCAATGCAAGGTCGTAGACATTCAGAAACCGCCCCTGTATCTATTCCATCAACAATGACAACCAGAGGTTCTAGATACCTTTCTTCAAATTTTTCCGATCCAAGTAGAAATTCTCTTCCTCCATTATCCCCCAGAAGCACTAGAAACGATAATTCATCGCAGGAGTCTCCATCTGGGATAAGATCATTACGGAGATTAGATCCTTCAAGAGCTGGAGAAACCCCGACTGGAAATTCAAACCATTTCAGTGGCCCGAAG GCCATAAAAGATAGTAGAGATGATTCAGGGCGGTTTTCAGGACCATTATCTTCCAGCGGCTCACCACGTGTTGGGTTCTCTCCTGGCTCCGGCAGATTGTCTTTTCAGGATGACATGGATGATATTGGCTTCTCATGTCCTTTCGATGTCGATGATTTACCAGATTTTCATCACAG TCAAAATCTTCCTGGCAGAAAACCTTCCGACCCCGCTTCACAATCACTGCCAATGGTTCGAAAATCACAGTCACACGATGCAGCTGTCGGTGTTCTCGTTCACATGCTTAGGAATGCACCTCCCCTGCGTCAAGATTCGAGCTGTTACTCAACGAATTCTTTCAAGGCCGAACCTGATGGAGGAATCACTACTGCTTCAGGCTTCTTTGTGCCCCGAAAGGCAGCTGATGCACTCGAAGAGCTTCGAAGTTATAGAGAAATGAAAGACCTCCTCCTCTCTAAAAGTGGAACTAGGGTGGTTTCTAAAGAAGAAGCATAA
- the LOC133033041 gene encoding uncharacterized protein LOC133033041 — MDLLPCPFCHLRFSSSELERHANNHFLDDHEQQRLENDLELAQQIAFAPPSPLPLKSQVISDLPIELGFDEKVNCLINLQSRSIFHKVEGGGLMALLRKCLESESDNTISVLSGYVDHFESLECEDVGWGCGWRNIQMLSSHLFHQRQEEVKGVLFGGKGFIPDIPSLQRWLEIAWEKGFDQPGSEHFNGKIYGLEKWIGTTECATLLRSFGLRAMIVDFGPKELESLYLSVPGSSTEVEGKSEGNGVKRRGIQVYGPMDRFVVKKNHCSSSQADSNAQEKSCSSSDITNKNEGQQVLVDWIWNYFSDSNKPGNGHVIVSEKAPLYFQHDGHSRTIVGIQIKHQRNGVKQHNLLILDPAHRTAALEKSLKRKVGWQRLIKRGVHTLKKPQYQLCYVEPGVATLEEMELLKTINSVFLEL, encoded by the exons ATGGATCTCCTCCCATGCCCTTTCTGCCATCTTCGTTTTTCATCTTCAGAACTCGAACg GCATGCCAACAATCATTTTCTTGATGACCATGAACAGCAACGATTGGAAAATGATTTGGAGTTGGCCCAACAAATTGCTTTTGCCCCTCCTTCACCTCTTCCTCTG AAATCCCAAGTGATAAGTGACCTTCCAATTGAACTGGGCTTTGATGAAAAGGTAAATTGCTTGATTAATTTGCAATCCAGAAGCATATTTCATAAGGTTGAAGGTGGTGGTTTAATGGCATTGTTGAGAAAGTGTTTGGAATCAGAATCCGATAATACTATAAGTGTTTTATCTGGTTATGTTGATCATTTTGAGAGCCTTGAGTGTGAGGATGTTGGTTGGGGATGCGGGTGGCGAAATATTCAGATGTTGAGTTCTCATTTGTTTCATCAAAGACAAGAAGAAGTAAAGGGTGTTTTGTTTGGTGGGAAAGGGTTCATTCCTGATATCCCATCACTCCAAAGATGGCTTGAGATTGCTTGGGAAAAGGGTTTTGATCAGCCTGGATCAGAACATTTTAATGGGAAGATTTATGGTTTGGAAAAATGGATTGGAACTACTGAATGTGCTACCCTTTTAAGATCTTTTGGACTTAGAGCAATGATTGTGGATTTCGGTCCTAAGGAGCTTGAGTCTCTTTATCTAAGTGTACCGGGTTCAAGTACCGAGGTAGAAGGGAAGAGTGAAGGTAATGGAGTTAAGAGGAGAGGGATTCAAGTTTATGGACCAATGGATAGATTTGTAGTGAAAAAGAATCACTGTTCTTCTTCTCAAGCAGATTCTAATGCGCAGGAGAAGTCTTGTTCTTCTAGTgatattactaataaaaatgAGGGTCAGCAggttcttgttgattggatctGGAATTACTTTTCTGACTCGAATAAACCCGGTAATGGTCATGTAATTGTTAGTGAGAAAGC GCCCTTGTATTTTCAACATGATGGGCATTCAAGAACCATTGTTGGAATTCAAATCAAACATCAACGCAACGGTGTCAAGCAGCACAATCTCTTGATCTTGGACCCGGCTCAT AGAACAGCAGCCTTGGAAAAATCTCTTAAACGAAAAGTTGGATGGCAGAGACTTATAAAAAGAGGGGTTCATACACTAAAGAAACCACAGTATCAG tTGTGCTATGTTGAACCTGGAGTTGCTACATTGGAAGAAATGGAATTGCTCAAGACAATAAATAGTGTGTTTCTTGAACTCTAA